Proteins encoded together in one Hevea brasiliensis isolate MT/VB/25A 57/8 chromosome 16, ASM3005281v1, whole genome shotgun sequence window:
- the LOC110671367 gene encoding uncharacterized protein LOC110671367, translating into MLLAVEGGGFFSSSASGYSKGLTLLLLGQKHEDKPMRVSPWNQYQLVDNEPDPNLQLASLKNRLSRGCASFVCFGRASTGLDSPSPLKVGPAQQQDVLPDPPVTDKGKDHTTEVQGDNYARRVALKSSLKKPSSSIPVPVEDSNQHNALGEKGSDVPGLTERRKVQWTDVCGSELVEIREFEPSETADSDDEFENGNERSCSCVIM; encoded by the exons ATGTTATTGGCCGTGGAAGGAGGAGGGTTCTTCTCTTCTTCAGCTTCTGGGTATAGCAAGGGCCTGACCCTTCTTCTCTTGGGTCAGAAGCACGAAGATAAACCCATGAGAGTTTCTCCGTGGAATCAGTACCAGTTGGTGGATAACGAACCAGACCCTAACCTCCAGCTGGCTTCCTTGAAGAACCGGCTTTCCCGCGGGTGCGCTTCCTTTGTTTGCTTTGGTCGCGCTTCCACAGGGCTTGATTCTCCATCGCCTCTCAAAGTAGGTCCTGCCCAACAGCAGGATGTCTTGCCGGATCCTCCTGTCACTGACAAGGGCAAAGACCATACAACTGAAGTTCAAGGTGATAATTATGCAAGAAGAGTTGCTCTTAAGAGTAGCTTGAAGAAGCCATCAAGTAGCATTCCAGTTCCCGTTGAGGATTCTAATCAACACAATGCATTGGGTGAAAAAGGCAGTGATGTACCTGGTCTTACAGAAAGGAGAAAAGTGCAGTGGACGGATGTTTGTGGGAGTGAGCTTGTTGAAATCAGGGAATTTGAGCCAAG TGAAACAGCTGATTCAGATGATGAATTTGAGAATGGAAATGAAAGAAGTTGTTCATGTGTGATTATGTGA